From the Kiritimatiellia bacterium genome, one window contains:
- a CDS encoding glycosyltransferase produces the protein MNILYHLSSPWPRIPDTDAVFQEAEFLRRRFGGGILQLYPLRRPSRIYPKQLYGLHRIAALRRLEKTTAIHHLYYATLYPFPWLRFLRRPLVYSAIAGAGILPGGRRPDWLKRVHTLVTSNPRDAAVFKSWPGARYRLIRPGIDTARFTHTPCPLERELTLLVGSAPWIRRQFAGKGIDLLLQLAASGAVPVRLVFLWRGWLADELKTRVVRYGLTPRVEIINEWIDVNRVLARVHATVVLADSEKLVKAFPHSLMESLAAGKPALVSACIPMADYVRATQCGEVVSAFTQEALQTAALNLMRNYAGRRAAALARGRVDFALEPMLSAYGEVYAEAGRTA, from the coding sequence ATGAACATTCTCTATCACCTCAGTTCGCCATGGCCGCGCATTCCGGACACGGACGCGGTGTTTCAGGAGGCGGAGTTTCTGCGCCGGCGTTTCGGCGGCGGCATCCTCCAGCTCTATCCCCTGCGCCGTCCCAGCCGGATTTACCCGAAACAGCTTTACGGCCTTCACCGGATAGCGGCTTTGCGCCGGCTGGAAAAAACAACCGCCATTCATCATCTTTATTATGCCACGCTCTATCCCTTTCCCTGGCTGCGTTTTCTGCGGCGGCCGCTGGTTTATTCGGCGATTGCCGGAGCGGGCATTTTGCCCGGCGGCCGCCGGCCGGACTGGCTGAAACGCGTCCACACGCTGGTTACTTCCAACCCGCGCGATGCGGCGGTGTTCAAATCGTGGCCGGGGGCGCGTTACCGTCTGATCCGGCCGGGCATTGATACGGCGCGTTTCACGCACACGCCCTGTCCGCTGGAGCGGGAACTGACCCTGTTGGTCGGGTCGGCGCCATGGATTCGCCGCCAGTTCGCCGGGAAGGGGATTGATCTGCTTTTGCAACTGGCAGCATCCGGGGCGGTCCCGGTGCGCCTGGTGTTTTTGTGGCGCGGCTGGCTGGCCGATGAGTTAAAAACGCGCGTTGTCCGATACGGCTTGACGCCGCGGGTGGAGATCATCAATGAATGGATTGACGTGAACCGCGTTCTGGCGCGGGTGCACGCGACGGTCGTTCTGGCGGATTCGGAAAAGCTGGTCAAGGCTTTCCCGCATTCGCTGATGGAGTCGCTTGCGGCGGGAAAACCGGCGCTGGTTTCCGCCTGTATTCCCATGGCGGATTATGTGCGCGCAACACAATGCGGCGAGGTGGTTTCTGCTTTCACGCAGGAAGCCCTCCAAACTGCGGCGCTGAATCTGATGCGGAATTACGCCGGGCGGCGGGCGGCGGCCTTGGCGCGCGGACGCGTGGATTTCGCGCTTGAGCCCATGCTCTCCGCCTATGGCGAGGTGTATGCCGAAGCCGGCCGGACCGCCTGA
- a CDS encoding DUF721 domain-containing protein codes for MAAARKSDRSKWMLARERLRLTDSKPPPAEPDLSLRPAIAQIFARLDAQSGSVMSGIQAKWNVIAGERIAAHARPDRLHENVLYVAVDSSAWLAEIKRFHADFLLQKIQDEIGRGAVKNIRFLVDPPRPDRC; via the coding sequence ATGGCCGCGGCCCGCAAATCCGACCGGAGCAAATGGATGCTGGCGCGGGAACGGTTAAGATTAACCGATTCTAAACCGCCGCCGGCCGAGCCTGATTTATCCCTGCGCCCGGCCATTGCGCAGATCTTTGCCAGGCTGGATGCCCAGTCCGGTTCGGTTATGAGCGGGATTCAGGCAAAATGGAATGTTATCGCGGGAGAACGCATCGCGGCTCACGCCCGGCCCGACCGGTTGCATGAGAACGTTCTGTATGTCGCGGTTGACAGTTCCGCCTGGCTGGCGGAAATCAAACGTTTCCACGCGGACTTTCTCCTGCAAAAAATACAGGATGAAATCGGCCGCGGAGCGGTCAAGAATATCCGGTTCCTGGTGGACCCGCCGCGGCCCGACCGCTGTTAG
- a CDS encoding glycosyltransferase family 2 protein, protein MKWDAVIINWNQAAATIRCVNSLLAFRRAPSTVWVVDNASNDSRRDLIPQSCPVVSYIYNERNLGFAGGNNAALRRIISSESEAVLLLNNDAVISEPHLVQLLAALDENPRLGVVGPLLEARQGSRRTISAGGRDIARFPQTRIVYPPGGRAASHGASVCVETPDGRPMDANSLRVAAYVPGTAVVIRTSLLRSVGLLEEAYFFSGEMADFCRRAQSAGWTCAISPQALALHAPAGGRLRDTLYRYYNLRNRFLFIRRHEPARRRLFGFWLGCGAAMAARAILCGRPAAARAVLLALRDGLAGRFGNRNDLFGA, encoded by the coding sequence ATGAAATGGGACGCGGTCATCATTAACTGGAACCAGGCCGCGGCGACCATCCGCTGTGTGAATTCGTTGCTTGCGTTTCGCCGCGCCCCTTCAACGGTATGGGTGGTTGACAACGCTTCAAACGACAGCCGCCGCGATTTGATCCCGCAATCCTGCCCGGTTGTTTCATATATTTACAACGAACGCAACCTTGGTTTCGCCGGCGGTAACAACGCGGCGTTGCGGAGAATAATATCGTCCGAATCGGAAGCCGTGCTGTTGCTGAATAACGACGCCGTCATTTCAGAACCTCACCTCGTGCAATTGCTCGCGGCGCTGGACGAGAACCCGCGCCTGGGCGTTGTCGGCCCTCTCCTTGAGGCGCGCCAGGGAAGCCGCCGGACAATTTCCGCCGGCGGACGGGATATTGCCCGGTTTCCGCAAACGCGCATTGTTTATCCGCCCGGCGGCCGCGCGGCAAGCCATGGCGCTTCCGTCTGTGTTGAAACCCCTGATGGCAGGCCGATGGACGCCAATTCACTCCGGGTGGCGGCTTACGTGCCCGGGACGGCGGTTGTCATCCGTACGAGTTTACTGCGAAGCGTAGGCTTGCTGGAAGAAGCCTATTTTTTCAGCGGGGAGATGGCCGATTTTTGCCGCCGGGCGCAATCGGCGGGTTGGACCTGCGCGATTTCCCCGCAGGCGCTTGCCCTGCATGCGCCCGCCGGGGGGAGACTGCGCGACACACTTTACCGGTATTACAATCTGCGCAACCGGTTCCTTTTCATTCGCCGCCATGAGCCGGCGCGCCGCCGTTTGTTCGGGTTTTGGCTTGGCTGCGGCGCCGCCATGGCGGCGCGCGCCATCCTCTGCGGCCGGCCGGCGGCGGCGCGCGCCGTCCTTCTGGCCTTGCGCGACGGCCTGGCAGGACGTTTCGGGAACCGGAATGATTTGTTCGGGGCTTGA
- a CDS encoding LL-diaminopimelate aminotransferase (catalyzes the formation of oxalozcetate and L-glutamate from L-aspartate and 2-oxoglutarate): MDIQQLFAERIGGAAFGLSAQIYKFEKIKRAKAAARKEHPDVELLDFGVGEPD, encoded by the coding sequence ATGGATATTCAACAGCTTTTTGCCGAAAGAATAGGCGGGGCCGCGTTCGGGCTTTCCGCGCAAATCTATAAATTTGAAAAAATAAAGCGCGCCAAGGCGGCCGCGCGCAAGGAACATCCGGATGTTGAACTGCTGGATTTCGGGGTGGGGGAACCCGATC
- a CDS encoding glycosyltransferase family 2 protein has protein sequence MNTTPRVTVVIPVWNGADWLPACLRALAAQSFRDFLVIMVDNGSVDNSRELARAYPRVSVIKFERNRGFAAAVNAGIRQCSSEYVVLLNTDAQPRPDWLQHLVHAMDAGGPEVGCLASRMLSMGNPALVDNCGDILSWQGAAAKRGHGQPADFFGRSEEVFSACAGAALYRRSLLETLGGFDERFFAYLEDLDLGLRARMRGYRCLFVPEAEVLHQGHGSGISSARYVRLVTRNRLLLFLKNVPARLLLRHALSLIYGQWYFLVAYRRPLASLAGYCSFLACLPHVCRARRRTLKNIVVPLEALDRLLAKKMPEPPLRELAWNWLRRPRKKKK, from the coding sequence ATGAATACTACACCACGCGTTACGGTTGTTATTCCCGTCTGGAACGGCGCGGATTGGCTGCCGGCCTGCCTGCGCGCCCTCGCGGCGCAGTCATTCCGCGACTTTCTGGTAATCATGGTTGACAACGGGTCGGTTGACAACAGCCGCGAACTGGCGCGCGCCTATCCGCGGGTCAGCGTAATAAAGTTTGAACGCAACCGCGGCTTTGCGGCCGCAGTCAATGCCGGCATCCGCCAATGCTCTTCCGAATACGTCGTTTTGCTCAACACGGACGCGCAGCCGCGTCCGGACTGGTTGCAACACCTGGTTCACGCCATGGATGCGGGCGGACCGGAGGTCGGCTGCCTGGCCTCCCGAATGCTCTCAATGGGCAATCCTGCCTTGGTTGATAATTGCGGCGACATCCTCTCGTGGCAGGGAGCCGCCGCCAAGCGGGGGCACGGTCAGCCGGCGGATTTCTTTGGCCGCAGCGAGGAGGTTTTTTCGGCCTGCGCCGGCGCCGCTCTCTACCGCCGCAGTTTGCTGGAAACTCTGGGCGGTTTTGACGAACGGTTTTTCGCCTATCTTGAAGATTTGGACCTTGGGTTGCGCGCCCGCATGAGAGGTTACCGATGTTTGTTCGTGCCGGAGGCGGAAGTTCTTCACCAGGGACACGGCAGCGGCATATCTTCGGCGCGTTACGTGCGTCTCGTGACCCGCAACCGGCTTTTATTGTTTTTAAAAAACGTGCCCGCGCGGCTTTTGTTGCGCCATGCGCTTTCATTGATTTACGGCCAGTGGTATTTCCTGGTTGCGTACCGGCGGCCGCTGGCGTCGCTTGCCGGCTATTGTTCGTTCCTGGCGTGCCTGCCCCATGTGTGCCGGGCGCGCCGCCGGACGTTGAAAAACATCGTTGTGCCGCTTGAGGCGCTTGACCGTTTGCTGGCAAAAAAAATGCCGGAGCCGCCCTTGCGGGAGCTGGCCTGGAACTGGCTGCGCCGGCCGAGAAAAAAAAAGAAATGA